In candidate division KSB1 bacterium, the genomic window GAACATGGACATGGTGGGGCTGGGGAAGAAGTTGGGCTTTCCCGGCATCTACTATGCGCCGGAATTGTGGGGCTTGATCAAGGAGAACATCGCTCCGGAGGAGCTGGAATTCCTGGAGCCAAGCCGTGGCGGCCCCGGGGGGAGCGACCACACACCGTTCATCACGCGCGGCGTTCCGGCCTTCGCGCTAATGACCTCTCCCTTTGATGCTCATCCTGACTACCACCAGCCGGGCGACGATGCGCACAAAATCGACGCCGAACTCATGGGAAAGGTGGCGCGCTTTGTGTACAAGGCGGCGCTACTGATCGCCGACCACCAAGGCGAGCTCATCGTCGCGCACCGACATCCGCGCTACATACACAAGTCGGCAGTGATTGCTAACCTTCACCCTATACCCTACACCCCTGGTATGGCGGTGCTCGACTCGCTGCAGGAGGAATGGATCGACCTCCAGTTCGTGACGGTGCCGTTCGACTCGCTTCTCAAGCCGTCTGAGCAGTTGACTAACGTGGTGCGATCCCTGGAGCAGGCGTCGAAGGAGGTAGGAGACCCCGCCCGGCTGGACAGGGCGATGGCGATGATGTTCAGCTCACGGCGGGAAAAGACAGCCGCGTTTGTGGGGTTAGCCGGCGCGCGCAGCGTCCACGGGGACCTGCAGTTTCTTTCCGCAGCGGGGAAGCTCGGTGCCCGTTTTGTTATCCTGGACGGCTGCGACGGCAGCTGGGTCGACCACAGCGGGCTGACGGAGCTGGGCAAAAAGGCGGTCGCCATTGCCAACGAGCAGAAGATGCTGCTCATTCTGCAGAACCTCCCCGAGCCGGTTGTTTGTCAAGTCCTGGCAGCGAGCAAGGCCCCAGTGGTCGTGGCAGCCAGGGGGGCGGTGAGCGACTCGTTGGTGCAAGAGCTGAAGGACAATGGTGGTCTCCTTGCCTTGCCGTACGATGTGGATGCGGGGCCATCCCAGGCGGTTTCGCTCGTGCGCGAGATGGAGCAGCGGGTCGGCCTGAGGAACCTCACCATCTATCCCGACTACGGGCGTCCCCTTCGCCTCCACGAGCTGGATCGGCTGCTTGAACTCACCGTGGCGTTGAAGGACGACGGCTTTCCCGACAGAGACATCACTAACCTCTTGGGGGGCAACTTACGGGAGGTGCTTGCGCGCATCTTTCCGAGCCAGCAGCCGCGTATGATGCGGCCGTTCTGAGCCGGCTGCCGAAGTAAGCGCAGGACTTCACGGCCCATGCAAGTCGGGGGGCGAAGCTCCGTGGGACCTTTTTGCGGGAGTGTGCGCAGAGGAGTCCGCGACAGCGCGCACGCTCGCGTTCCTACAGCGCAGCGGGGCTTGGTGCAAGAAAGGGTCTCGGTTCACGTGACAGGTGCCAGGCGGCCTTGTCTTAGACCATGACCGGCGGGTCGGAGTGCCCGTGCGTGCTTAGGCGAAATGAGCGACCTCCTCACGCCCGGCCCGGCCAGCTTGTGCCGCCCAGACGTATCCTGCCGAAGGGTGTTCTGGATGGCGACCGTTTGCCTCCCGCAGTCATGGTCTTGCCGCCCTGGTCTGAATGCAGCTCCATGACCTGCTGATTTCGGCACACGCCTTTTCTTCGGACCCTTACCTTCTCTACCGAGCGCTTGGGCCTGGAGGTCAGCTCCAGTGCTGCCAACTTCCCACTCACCCAAGTGGGCAAGTGAGCCCTTCGCATTCGCCCAAGTCCCTCACCGCATTAAGAGAATCTTTCCGGTTACCACGTGCTGCCCGATCACGCCCGAAATCGGCCTGGCCGCGAGGCGATAGAAATAGACGTTGGTGGGGCACGAAAACGCCTCCCGGCAGGCACGCCAGGTGACTATTTCGTGGGACGTCCCCAGTTTTTCCTCCAGGAGGGTCTGCACCAGCCGCCTGGCTGCATCACACACGTGGACGGTAGCCACACAAGGCTAGCTGGGGAAGAGCTGGAGCAGTACTCTATCATTGCTCGGGTCGGGATGTGCTTGGACCTGTACCAGCAGTTCATTATGCGCGCTTGCGGCCAGGGTGGCACAAGTCCTATAGCGAATCTCTCCCACCGCCTGCCGGAGAACAGCAAAGTCCGGGTTCCCCTCATCGATGCTAACCCAGAGAAGGTGGAGGCGGTTTTCTCTGCCCACGGTCAGAGCGTAATGGGCGTCTTGCGCGCTTTCGGAAGGTATCGGGGCCCCTTCCGATCAGCTTTCCTTCCGGCCGAAACGAGAGAAATAGACCAACTCCTTCCGGCACATGTACGCCCACACCACGCGCGCCGTGATGGCTGATGCACTGCGAGACCCCAGGCCCCTGCCCCCGCGGTATGGCCCAGGGTCGGTTGAGAACAAGAAGGTGCACGCCAGCCCGTTCTTTTCGTTTAGACTATAGGCGCACGGTGGTGCTACGGAGTAGAAATTTAGGCTTCTTCGGGAGAGGTAGCTTGCTGGACCTGCGTTGCCCGCAGAGCTTTGGCCCGCTTCTTCCGCGCCTTGCGCTTCTGTTGCAGCTTCATCCGACGACGTTTCTGTTTGCTCTTACTTCTAGCCATAGCACCCTTCCTTTAGTCCTACTTGCCAACGGGGATGGTTGCCACAAATATACAGCACCCCGCCCTTGTCTGTCAAGAGTTTTCTCCGCACACAGACGGCCACTGGCGACCTGTGCCCCTGTGGCGCTTCCCACTCAGGGAACTGCGTGGCTTTCGGGGCGGTTTCAAGTGGCGGGATGCATTCGGGACCCCTCTTAGGTCTAATCCCTTGGTGAGTAGGTGCTGGGATCCGTGGATGCGCCCGCTTGGTCGGGATGGAAAGAAGTTGCAAGTCATTGATGGCTGTGAGGAGAGCACAACCGTGCCGCAGGAAGAGCTAGGTTAGGGTGTTTCAAACATTGGCGCCGCCGGCAGGTTCGTATGCTCAAGTGCGTGGAGGGGAGCCCCCTCTTTGCTGCATTGAATGGCCCAGAGGAATAGGCTGAGGCGCAGGCCCCTGCTCAACACCGGTACAGTGGGGTTGAGCGGGCGGGCCTGCACGCGCGGGGTGCCGAAAGTGGTTTCGCGAGTCTATTAGCTCGCCTGTCCCGATGCCCAAATTCCTCTTGATTCTTAGCGAGGGATTTGGTACAATAGATCAGTGAGTGCTAACCGTGGGGTGGTAAGGTTTTTTGCGGATGTGGCTGCAGGATTTGCACCTGGCAGCGTGCTTTTTTCGGCACGAGCGCGGGTCCAGCGCGCTCCTTGCGCTGGCAAGGAGATTGCAGGTCTCTCAGGTTGACCGAAGCGCCGAGCATGGCGGCCACATCGAAATGAGGAGTGTGACGATGAAATTCATCCGCCTGTTTTCGCTCCTTTGCCTCGTAGCGCTGGCGGCTGCAGATGCCCCGGCGCAATACTTTGGCAAGAACAAGGTGCAGTACACCAACTTCAAATGGCAATACCTGCAGTCGGAACACTTTAACATTTATTTCACCGAAGGGGGGCAGCGCATCGCCGAGTTCGCGGCTGAAGTGGCCGAACAAAGTTACCGCTCCCTCAAGAAGGACTTTCGCTACGAGCTCACCGACCGCATCACCATCATTGTGCACAACTCGCACAATGACTTCGGTCAGACGAATGTCGACCTGTCTCCCCCAGACGAGGCAGTGGGGGGCTTTACCGAGTTTTTTAAGAACCGCATTGTGGTGCCGTACGACGGAGAGTGGGAGAGACTGCGCCATGTGGTGCACCATGAGCTGACGCACGCAGTGATGTTGCAAATGGTCTACGGCAGCGGTGTTCAATCCATCATCACCGGCCTCACTCGGCTGCAGTTGCCGCTTTGGCTGATTGAGGGCTTGGCCGAGTACGAGAGTCGGGGATGGGACTTTGAATCTGACATGTACATGCGCGACGCGGCCATCAATGGATATCTGCCTGAGATCGAGATGCTCAGCGGGTTTCTTGCTTACAAGGGGGGGCAGTCAGTCCTCCTCTTCATCAGCGACAGGTATGGGGGGCAAAAGATCGGCGAGCTCCTGGGCAAGATCAAGGTCAGCAAGAGCGTAGACCGGGGTTTGAAGCAGGCATTGGGTGTCGATGCCAAAGACCTATCGAAGCGGTGGCATAAATGGGTAAAGGAGCTTTATTGGCCTGATATCGGCTCGCATCGCGAGCCAGAGGACATTGCCAAGCGTCTCACCGACCATAAGAAGGATCGCAATTTTGTCAACACAAGCCCCGCCCTCAGTCCGAAGGGAGACAAGATTGCCTTCTTGTCCGACCGTTCCGACTACTTCGACGTCTACTTGATGAGCGCGGTGGATGGGCAGATCCTGGCCAAACTGGTGAGTGGGCAGAAGACGGCTAACCTCGAGGAGCTGCATTGGCTGAAGGGGCCCAATATCAGCTGGTCGCCGGACGGCGAACAGATTGTGTTCGGGTCCAAAGCTGGGGAAGGGGATGTGTTGCACATCGTGAACGTAAAGCAGCGGAAGATTGTGCGCACTTTGCGCTTCCCCCTCGATGGTGCCTTCAACCCAAGTTGGAGCCCGGACGGTAGCCAGATCGCCTTCACCGGCACCTACCATGGCCAGGGTGATATCTACACCGTCGACCTCCAGACCGAACAGCTGCGCAAGCTCACCGACGACCTGTTCAGCGACGTGGAACCATCCTGGTCGCCGGATGGGACCAAGCTGGTATTCGCGAGCGATCGTGGTCCTTTTGTAGACCCAACATTGGCCGGCGACCTGCGTCCCCACGAGTTAGCCTACAAGAATTTTGATATCTATGAGCTCAACTTAACCGACAATTCCATCACCAGGCTGACCACGACGGATTTCGTGGAGCGCACCCCGGTCTATTCTCCAGACGGCAAGCGTATCGCCTTCACCAGCGACCGCACTGGCATCACCAACCTGTACCTCAAGGACCTCGCTACCGGCGAGGAGTGGGCGATCACCGACGTGTTGACTGGCGTTTTCCAGCCCAGCTGGAGGGGGGACGGCACGCGACTGGCTTTCACGGCTTTCTACAATGGCGGCTATGACCTCTATCTGCTGAGCAATCCGCTGGAAATTGCACCTCATTCCATCACGCCGGCGAAGACGGCTCTTTTTACCAGGGTGATGGAGCGGCAGGAAAAGGAAAGGGAAAGGCGCGAAAGTGAGCGTACGCGCCTGGTCGACCTGCGCCCCAGTCTCGGGGAACGCGAGAACAAGTACAGGAACTTTGTCTTTGACGAGAAATTCGCGGACGCCATTATCGAGTCCGAACCAGAGTTCAAGAAGGTAGTTTTGGACTCTGCCGAAATCAGGACCGAAACCGGTGCTTATCGCGTGCACGACTACCAGGTGAAGTTTTCGCCGGACATAATCTACGGAACAGCCGAGTACAGCCAATACTTCGGCGTGCAGGGCACCACGCAGCTTGCGCTCTCTGACGTGCTTGGCAATCACCGCATCAACATCTACACCAATCTGTTCTATGATTTCCGTAACTCTGACTACATGGTCACCTATTTCTACTTGCCTCGCAGGCTGGATATCGGTGTGGGCGGTTATCACAATGCCTACTTTTTCTTTTCCTACGACCTCGGCATCATCCGAGACCGAAACTATGGGCTGAGCACTTACCTGAGCCTGCCCCTTTCGCGGTACCGCCGGGTTGACTTCAGCGCCGGCTTTGTGGGCATCGACCGTGACTATTTGGATTTCTCCGAGGAAGATCAGGCGTTCCTCGAGGAGATCGGGTACCTGCCCAATACCAGACGGCGCTTTGTGCTGTTAGGCCTGTCCTGGGTTGACGACACCTCTTTGTGGGGGATCACAGGCCCGGTGAACGGACGTCGGAGCGCTGTGGGCCTAATGGGGAGCCCAGGCCTTTTCGGCAAGCACGGCGCGGAGTTTCTCACCGCGCGCCTGGACTGGCGTCGGTACTACAAAGTGGGTAAGGAATACAACTTTGTTGTGCGGGTCGCCGCAGGGGCAAGTGGCGGCAAGCAACCGCAGCAATTCTTTGTCGGCGGCGTGGAGAACTGGATTAACCGCGAGTTTGCTGGTGGCTATGTACGGGTCAACAACATCGAGGATATCTACTTCGCCTCCTTTGAGATGCCTTTCCGCGGAGGGAGCTACTACGAACTCGCAGGGAACTCCTTCTTGCTCACCAACCTGGAGTTCAGGTTTCCTCTCATTCGTTATTTCCTCATGGGTTGGCCGCTCCCTATCGGTTTTGAGGACATCCGCGGCGCGCTGTTTGTGGACGTGGCGGGGGCCCGATATCGGGGCGAGCGATTCGTCGCATTCACGCGTTCGCCCAGCGGCTTCTACAAGCTGGAGGACTTGAAAATGGCCTTCGGCTTCGGCATGCGGGCCAACATCGGGTTCTTGGTGCTGCAATTCGACGTGGGTTGGCCCACGGACCTTTATGCCACGTCTTCCAGTCCGCGCTACTATTGGTCTCTTGGCGCCGAATTCTGAGCTGATGTCCAGGAAATGTAAAGGGAAAAAGTCGTGGGGCAAGATTTCCTGACACGGCTTGAGCAGGGGGTGTTGGTCTGTGACGGTGCCATGGGCACCATGCTCTATGCCCGCGGCATCTACCTCAACCGGTGTTTCGATGAGCTGAATCTGAGCCAACCGGAGCTTGTGAGCGAGATTCACCGGGAGTATGTGAGTGCGGGGGCACAGATCATTGAGACCAACACCTTTGGGGCTAATCGTTTCAAGCTCGCGCCGCATGGATTCGACCATCTGGTGGGCCAGATCAACCGCGCCGGCGCCGAGCTGGCGCGCAACGTGGCCAGGGATGAGGTCTTTGTGGCCGGTGCAATAGGTCCGCTCGGTGTGAGACTGGAGCCCTATGGCACCGTTACCCCTGCTGAGGCAGAGGCGGCTTTTCGGGAGCAGGCACAGGCCCTGCTGGACGGAGATGTGGACCTCATTCTGTTGGAAACGTTTGCCGACCTCAATGAGATCGTGGTGGCGCTGCGTGCGGTGCGAGCCTTGACCGACAGGCCAGTGGTGGCGCAGATGACCTTTGGCGACGACGCCCGCACGTTGCTGGGTGCGTTGCCGGAAAAGGTGGCGTCGCGGCTCATGGAGGAGGGGGCAGATGTGGTGGGTGCCAACTGCTCGGTGGGGCCGCAGCCGATGTTGGAGGTGGTGCAGCGCATGCACCAGGCCGGAGCGCCCCGCATTTCTGCCCAACCCAATGCCGGAATGCCCCGCCTGGTGGAGGGCAGATACATCTACCTGTCGTCGCCAGAGTACCACGCTGAGTTTGCGCGCCGGTTCATTGCCGCCGGGGCGCGCATCGTGGGTGGGTGTTGCGGCACCACCCCCGCGCACATTCGCGCAGTGGTCAACGCCGTGCGTGCGGCGATTCCGCGCCATCCCAGCGTAGGCGTTTCCCAAAGGGTGGAAAAGGCGCCGGAAGCCGAGGCCAAGCCACCCGAGGAAAAATCGGCCCTTGGGCGGAAGCTGGGCAAGAAGTTTGTGATCTCAGTGGAGGTGCTGGCTCCACGGGGCAGCGACCCCACAGAGGTCCTGCACAGCGTGGCTCGCTTGCGCGACCTGGGCATTGACACAGTCAATATTCCGGACGGGCCGCGTGCCTCCGCGCGGATGTGCCCCATGGCCCTGGCAAAGATTATTCATGACCAAGTGGGGGTTGAGCCCCTCCTGCACTACACCTGTCGTGATCGGAATCTATTGGGCATTCAATCGGACCTCTTGGGCGCGCACGCCTTGGGCATCCGCAACATTCTGGCCATCACCGGCGACCCACCCAAGCTGGGCGATTACCCAAGTGCGACCGCGGTGTTCGATGTGGACTCTATCGGTCTGACGCGCATCATCGCCGGGCTTAACCGTGGTGCCGATATTGCTGGCAATCAAATTGGCTCCTGCACCTCATTCCTCATTGGAGTAGGCGTCAACCCCGCGGCGCCGGATTTGGAACGGGAATTGGAGCGTTTTAGGCAAAAAATTGAGGCCGGTGCCGAATTTGCCCTTACCCAACCGGTCTTCGACGATGAGCTCTTCGCGGACTTCTTGGAGCGGATTAGCGACTGCCGCATCCCCCTGTTGCTGGGTATCATGCCGCTGATGAGCTTTCGCATGGTGGAGTTTCTCAACAACGAGGTGCCAGGAGTTCATGTGTGCGCGGCGGTCGCTGAACGCATGCGGCACGCCAAGAGCAAGGAGGAGGCGCGCGAGGTGGGAATCCTCACGGCGCAGGAGACCTTGCGCCGTTTTCGTGACCGCGTGCAAGGCATTTACCTGATGCCGCCTTTTGGCAAGGAGCGCACTGAGGTGGCCGCCCAGGTGCTGGAGGCCCTTGCCTCCTAGAGCGAGCTTGCGCCCTACACTCTTTGCAGGATGCGAACAGGAGATAGCCAATGACGTTGCGCAACGCAGTAAGGCCGTGGATAATTGGCGCCGCAGTAGCGCTTGTTGCGTTCGGGGGATGCCTGCAGGTAAGCAGAGCTCAAGTGGAAATGCCGCCACCGGAACGGTTCAGGCCTGGCGGCGAGCCCATGTTCGGCGGCGCGCTATTCGCTTACGACCTGTTTAACTTTGCATCAAGCGACTCTTCCAAGAGCCGGCTCGACGTCTACGTTTCCTTTGCGAATGACGTGCTGCAGTTTGTAAAGCTCGAGCCCGACTCATTCGTGGCCAGCTACGAGGTCCACGTGTTAGTGTATGATCGCAAGAGGAATCTGCTTGCTTCTCGCACGAGAACGGGCAAGGTAGTAGTGCGCTCATTTGCCGAGACAAATTCTTGGACTGCCGTTACCACGGAATGGGTGCAGTTCGATCTGGAGCCCCAGCGCTACCAGGTGAGTATCGGCCTCACCGATCTGGACACGCGCAAGACCCTGGAGCGGAGGCGGGATGTGGAACTGCGCGATTTCACCCGCACGAGGGTTCACCTCAGCGACATTGTGTTTGCGGACACGCTCAAGATGGTGGATGAACGCCTCGTGTACCTGCGACCTAATCTTCTGCGCACTTTCAGTTCCCCCAAATCCCAATTCAAAGCCTATTGCGAGGTTTATCCCCCTGCTCGTGCTGATTCGATAGAAGTCCGGTACGAGGTCCTTGACAACCGGCAGCAAAGCGTGTTCCGGGAGCAGATGACCCTGGAGGCCAGCAAAGAGGTTGTCCCCTTGACGATGAATCTGCGGGGCATGGTGCAGCAGCCGGGGAGGTACGAGCTGGTGGTAGAGGCGCGCGGCAGAGGGGGACGAGCAACCGCCAAAGCGCGGTTTGTGGTGCAGTGGGGTACGCTCAGCGTGCGAGAGACCAATATCGACCTTGCCATTGAGCAATTGCGGTACGTGGCGCGGAAGAAGGACATCGACGCCATGTTGGCTGCCACGCCAAGCGAACGCGAAATGCTTTTTGAGGATTTTTGGCGACGACGTGACCCTACCCCTGGCACGGAGCGGAACGAGCTGCGCGAGGAATTCTTCCGCCGGGTGGACTTTGCCAACCGTCAGTTCACGGTCTTGACCAGCGAGCAAGACGGGTGGCAGACAGACCGCGGGCGCATCTACATCATCTACGGTCCCCCGACCGACGTGGAAAGAGAGCCAACTCAGCTCGATAATCCGGCCTACGAAATCTGGTACTATCGCCATCTCAACCGGCGCTTCGTGTTTGCGGATCGTACTGGGACAGGTGACTATCAACTGGTACGCTCCGAATAGCCACGA contains:
- a CDS encoding GWxTD domain-containing protein, whose product is MTLRNAVRPWIIGAAVALVAFGGCLQVSRAQVEMPPPERFRPGGEPMFGGALFAYDLFNFASSDSSKSRLDVYVSFANDVLQFVKLEPDSFVASYEVHVLVYDRKRNLLASRTRTGKVVVRSFAETNSWTAVTTEWVQFDLEPQRYQVSIGLTDLDTRKTLERRRDVELRDFTRTRVHLSDIVFADTLKMVDERLVYLRPNLLRTFSSPKSQFKAYCEVYPPARADSIEVRYEVLDNRQQSVFREQMTLEASKEVVPLTMNLRGMVQQPGRYELVVEARGRGGRATAKARFVVQWGTLSVRETNIDLAIEQLRYVARKKDIDAMLAATPSEREMLFEDFWRRRDPTPGTERNELREEFFRRVDFANRQFTVLTSEQDGWQTDRGRIYIIYGPPTDVEREPTQLDNPAYEIWYYRHLNRRFVFADRTGTGDYQLVRSE
- a CDS encoding M20/M25/M40 family metallo-hydrolase; its protein translation is MTKMLRTKVQVWAALLAALMTVGLGAQELPNGETAKSYVTYLASDALQGRDTGTPGFEKAAAWVAAHFREWGLEPGGDAGSYFQEFPFEFYQADIEVPTFKIAGRTFYFHEEDFRVMPYSGGGKVNAEVVFVGFGISAPDKGLDEYAGLDTRGKVVLVMHGFPGEKEEKWREVASDSAKAWAAQQHGAVGMLMCAHFREEDRSAGRWRLSPGNYKPGFIAFAVSDRVVQFLLAGKNENKRAFERRMRNEQERLDKELKPLSRPTGKKAELAVKVMFDAQRKGKNVIAVLRGSDPVLREEAVVLGGHLDHVGVQYGEVYNGADDNASGAAAVMEVARVMARNRVQPRRSIVFACWGGEERGLLGSRYYADHPTFPIEKTVANLNMDMVGLGKKLGFPGIYYAPELWGLIKENIAPEELEFLEPSRGGPGGSDHTPFITRGVPAFALMTSPFDAHPDYHQPGDDAHKIDAELMGKVARFVYKAALLIADHQGELIVAHRHPRYIHKSAVIANLHPIPYTPGMAVLDSLQEEWIDLQFVTVPFDSLLKPSEQLTNVVRSLEQASKEVGDPARLDRAMAMMFSSRREKTAAFVGLAGARSVHGDLQFLSAAGKLGARFVILDGCDGSWVDHSGLTELGKKAVAIANEQKMLLILQNLPEPVVCQVLAASKAPVVVAARGAVSDSLVQELKDNGGLLALPYDVDAGPSQAVSLVREMEQRVGLRNLTIYPDYGRPLRLHELDRLLELTVALKDDGFPDRDITNLLGGNLREVLARIFPSQQPRMMRPF
- a CDS encoding BamA/TamA family outer membrane protein; the protein is MKFIRLFSLLCLVALAAADAPAQYFGKNKVQYTNFKWQYLQSEHFNIYFTEGGQRIAEFAAEVAEQSYRSLKKDFRYELTDRITIIVHNSHNDFGQTNVDLSPPDEAVGGFTEFFKNRIVVPYDGEWERLRHVVHHELTHAVMLQMVYGSGVQSIITGLTRLQLPLWLIEGLAEYESRGWDFESDMYMRDAAINGYLPEIEMLSGFLAYKGGQSVLLFISDRYGGQKIGELLGKIKVSKSVDRGLKQALGVDAKDLSKRWHKWVKELYWPDIGSHREPEDIAKRLTDHKKDRNFVNTSPALSPKGDKIAFLSDRSDYFDVYLMSAVDGQILAKLVSGQKTANLEELHWLKGPNISWSPDGEQIVFGSKAGEGDVLHIVNVKQRKIVRTLRFPLDGAFNPSWSPDGSQIAFTGTYHGQGDIYTVDLQTEQLRKLTDDLFSDVEPSWSPDGTKLVFASDRGPFVDPTLAGDLRPHELAYKNFDIYELNLTDNSITRLTTTDFVERTPVYSPDGKRIAFTSDRTGITNLYLKDLATGEEWAITDVLTGVFQPSWRGDGTRLAFTAFYNGGYDLYLLSNPLEIAPHSITPAKTALFTRVMERQEKERERRESERTRLVDLRPSLGERENKYRNFVFDEKFADAIIESEPEFKKVVLDSAEIRTETGAYRVHDYQVKFSPDIIYGTAEYSQYFGVQGTTQLALSDVLGNHRINIYTNLFYDFRNSDYMVTYFYLPRRLDIGVGGYHNAYFFFSYDLGIIRDRNYGLSTYLSLPLSRYRRVDFSAGFVGIDRDYLDFSEEDQAFLEEIGYLPNTRRRFVLLGLSWVDDTSLWGITGPVNGRRSAVGLMGSPGLFGKHGAEFLTARLDWRRYYKVGKEYNFVVRVAAGASGGKQPQQFFVGGVENWINREFAGGYVRVNNIEDIYFASFEMPFRGGSYYELAGNSFLLTNLEFRFPLIRYFLMGWPLPIGFEDIRGALFVDVAGARYRGERFVAFTRSPSGFYKLEDLKMAFGFGMRANIGFLVLQFDVGWPTDLYATSSSPRYYWSLGAEF
- a CDS encoding bifunctional homocysteine S-methyltransferase/methylenetetrahydrofolate reductase codes for the protein MGQDFLTRLEQGVLVCDGAMGTMLYARGIYLNRCFDELNLSQPELVSEIHREYVSAGAQIIETNTFGANRFKLAPHGFDHLVGQINRAGAELARNVARDEVFVAGAIGPLGVRLEPYGTVTPAEAEAAFREQAQALLDGDVDLILLETFADLNEIVVALRAVRALTDRPVVAQMTFGDDARTLLGALPEKVASRLMEEGADVVGANCSVGPQPMLEVVQRMHQAGAPRISAQPNAGMPRLVEGRYIYLSSPEYHAEFARRFIAAGARIVGGCCGTTPAHIRAVVNAVRAAIPRHPSVGVSQRVEKAPEAEAKPPEEKSALGRKLGKKFVISVEVLAPRGSDPTEVLHSVARLRDLGIDTVNIPDGPRASARMCPMALAKIIHDQVGVEPLLHYTCRDRNLLGIQSDLLGAHALGIRNILAITGDPPKLGDYPSATAVFDVDSIGLTRIIAGLNRGADIAGNQIGSCTSFLIGVGVNPAAPDLERELERFRQKIEAGAEFALTQPVFDDELFADFLERISDCRIPLLLGIMPLMSFRMVEFLNNEVPGVHVCAAVAERMRHAKSKEEAREVGILTAQETLRRFRDRVQGIYLMPPFGKERTEVAAQVLEALAS